Genomic window (Chloroflexaceae bacterium):
AGGTCGCTGCCGGCCGCAGGCTCGGTCATGGCCAGGGCGCCGATGCATTCGCCGCTGGCGATGCGGGGCAGCCAGCGGCGGCGCTGCTCGGGGTTGCCGTGGTGCACCAGGTAGGGGATGACCAGATCAGTGTGGACCGAGAAGCCAACTCCCATAAAGAACGGACGCGACAGTTCCTCGGTGATGATCGCGTTGTAGCGAAAGTCGTCAATGCCTGAGCCGCCGTCCTCCTCGGCGATGCCCAGGCTGAGAAAGCCCGCCGCGCCCGCCTTCGCCCACAGGGCGCGTTCAACCACCCCTTCGCGCTCCCAGCGCTCGTAGTTGGGGGCGATTTCGCGCTCGACGAAGGTGCGAAAGCTCTGACGAAACAGGTGGTGCTCGCTCGTGAAGATCGTGCGTTCCATTGAAAGGCTCCTCCTCGTTGAGGCCGTGGATGGCACGACTCTCAGGCTGGTCAAATCTACGCGGTTGTACAAAGCTTACCACACCCGCGGTCCAGGCAGGCGGCAGTTCTGCACGGGCTTTGCCCAACATCCAAGTGAGCATTGACAACTTTTGGCGAAGATCACAATACCATTCTTTACAATCGCGAAGCGCATGTGTTAGAATAGGCTCCACGGACACGGAACTGCGGTATAATTGCACACATCGCCTGTTTCCCCGTCGCGGAATGATTGGTGAGGGCGCCGTCAGGGTGAGGGAGCGCCTTTGCTGTGTAAGGCATGGTTAAGGCCGTGACGCCCGCCTTGACCGTTGCCCGGCCGATCCACAAGATGCAGAGCGGTAGGGTTGTAGACTTGTAGAGGTGTGGAGGCGCGGGCTGGCTGGTCAGGCGAGGGTGAACCACGACCGAGGGTGTTAGCGGTTTGCTTGCCGACGCAACGTGAAGGAGTTGGACGATGCAGGATCTCACACCACTACAGCAGTACGCCGTATGGACGGTGCTCTTCATCTCCATCTTCGGCATCGCCTACGCCTTTTACCTGAGGAGCATGATCCTCGCTCAGGACAAGGGCACGACGAAGATGCAGGAGGTCTGGGGGTTCATCAAGTCGGGCGCCAATGCGTATCTCAGCCAGCAGTTCCGTACCATTTCCATCCTGATCGTAATCCTCACGTTCGTGCTCGGCGCGAGTGTGTTCATTATCCCGCCGACGCGCGAAGCAATCGAGCACTTCGGCAGCCCCGAGGCCGCTACGCTGTGGGTGGCCATCGGGCGGGCCATCGCCTTCCTGATGGGGTCGCTCTTCTCCTACACTGTAGGCTTCGTGGGCATGAACGTGGCGGTTGAGGGCAACGTGCGCGTGGCCGCCGCCTCACGGAAGGGCTACAACCCGGCGATGCAGATCGCCTACCGCGCCGGCTCGGTGACGGGTATGCTCACCGTGGGTCTGGGGCTCCTGGGCGGCACGTTGATCTTCATGGTCTTCGGCATCGCGGCTCCCGACGCGCTGCTGGGCTTCGGCTTCGGCGGCTCGCTGATCGCGCTGTTTATGCGCGTGGGCGGCGGCATCTACACCAAGGCCGCCGATGTCGGCGCTGACCTGGTGGGCAAGGTTGAGGCAGGCATTCCCGAGGACGATCCCCGCAACGCCGCGGTGATCGCCGACCTGGTGGGCGATAACGTGGGCGACTGCGCCGGTATGGCCGCCGACGTGTTCGAGAGCTTCGAGGTGACCCTGGTCTCGGCGTTGATCCTCGGTCTGGTGCTGGGCGATGCCGTAGCCGGGACGATTGGCGACGGGAACTACGATCTGCGCTTCATTATCTTCCCCCTGGTGCTGCGGGCCATTGGCGTGGTCGCCTCGGTGATCGGCAACCTGTTCGTGACCACCGATGAGCGCCGCCGCAATGCCATGGCGGCCATGAACCGCGGCTTCTATATCGCTGCGGGCCTGGCGATCGCCGGCTGCGTGGCCGCGACGGCGGTGTTTATGCGCGAGCCGAACGGCGCGATTGACTGGCGCCCCCTCTGGGCGACCGTTGCCGGTGTGGCCCTGGCCATCGTGCTCGACAAGCTGACCGAGTACTTCACCAGCACCCACTACAATCCGGTGAAGGAAGTGTCGCGCTCCTCGCAGAGCGGCGCGGCCACCAATATCCTCTCCGGTCTGGCGCTGGGCATGGAGTCGAGCGTCTGGGCCATCCTGGTGATCTGTGGCTCCATCCTCACCTCGGTGATCATCTTCAGCGGCTATTCGGCCGATCCGGTGGTGACCTTCACGGCCATGCTCTATGGCGTCTCGCTCACCGGCATTGGCATGCTCCTGCTCACCGGCAATACGATCTCGATGGACAGCTTCGGCCCCATCTCCGACAATGCCAATGGCATCGGCGAGATGGCCGGGCTGGACAAGAATGCTCGCAACGTGATGGACGACCTGGACGCGGTGGGCAATACGACCAAGGCGGTGACGAAGGGTATTGCCATTGGTTCGGCGGTGATCGCCGCGGTGGCGCTCTACGGCTCCTACCTCACCGACGTGAACAAGGTGCAGCAACAGTTGATCGAGGCGGGCGCCCAGGGCGTGCAGTTGCTCACCGGCATCAACGTCTCAGCGCCGATCGTCTTCATCGGCCTGCTCATCGGCGGGGCCGTGCCCTTCCTGTTCTCCTCGCTCACCATTCGCGCCGTGTCCCGCGCCGCCTCGCAGATCGTCGCCGAGGTGCGCCGGCAGTTCCGCATCCCCGGCCTGATGGAAGGCAAGGTACAGCCTGACTACGCCCGCGCGGTGACCATCAGCACCGCCGCGGCGCAGAAGGAGCTGATCAGCCTGGGCATTATCGCGGTGATGGTCCCCATCCTGGTGGGCTTCACCCTCGGGGTTGAGGCGCTCGGCGGCTTCCTGGCCGGCATTATCCTCTCGGGCCAGTTGATGGCCGTGTTCCAGGCCAACGCTGGCGGCGCCTGGGATAACGCCAAGAAGTACATCGAGGAAGGCAACTTCGGCGGCAAGCACAGCGACCCGCATAAGGCCGCCGTGGTTGGCGACACCGTCGGCGACCCGCTTAAGGACACCGCCGGTCCGGCCCTGAACCCGATGATCAAGGTGATCAACCTGGTGGCCCTGATCATCGCCCCGATGGTGGTGACGATCAATCCCGGCAGCCCTGGAGTGATTATCGCCATGATCATCTGCGCCGTGGCGCTGTTCTGGGCGATCTGGCAGAGCAAGCGCGAGGCCCAGTCGCTGGTTGAGCCGACCAAGGCCCCCGCCGGGGCTGACTAGGCGCGAGAAGGGTGGAGAACCCCGGGTTCCCCACCCCCCTGACCGATGGGAGGATGGAGGAGGGCCATGCCCTCCTCCATCCTCCCGTTTTCACATCAGGTTATCACCTGGTTGTCAAGGCTTAACCGGGCCGGCGGCCTCCCTGATGCACCATGAGGCCAGGACGGGGCGGTGGCGCCCCGCGTATCCGCGAGGAGGCGACCATGGCCAGACGCAAGCCCGAAGGCTACCTGAAGGGACGGCCCCTGCGTCCTGAAAGCCTGATGATGAGCTATGGCTACAAGCCTGAGCTGTCCGAGGGTGCGATCAAGTGTCCGATCTTCCAGACCTCAACCTTCGCCTTCAAAACCGCCGAAGAGGGCAAAGCCTTCTTCGAAATCGCCTATGGCCTGCGCCGCCGCGGTCCCGGCGAGGAACTGGGCCTGATCTACAGCCGTCTGAACAATCCTGACCTGGAGATCCTCGAAGATCGCCTGACGCTGTGGGACGAGGCCGAGTGCGCCGCGGTGTTTGCCAGCGGTATGGCGGCAATCAGCACCACCCTGCTCACTTTCCTACGACCGGGTGACGTTCTGCTACACAGCGAGCCGGTCTACGGCGGCACCGATTATTTGCTCAAACACGTGCTGCCGCGCTTCGGCATCCGCGTGGTTGGCTTCCGCGCGGGCGCGCCGCCCGAAGCCGCCGA
Coding sequences:
- a CDS encoding sodium-translocating pyrophosphatase — its product is MQDLTPLQQYAVWTVLFISIFGIAYAFYLRSMILAQDKGTTKMQEVWGFIKSGANAYLSQQFRTISILIVILTFVLGASVFIIPPTREAIEHFGSPEAATLWVAIGRAIAFLMGSLFSYTVGFVGMNVAVEGNVRVAAASRKGYNPAMQIAYRAGSVTGMLTVGLGLLGGTLIFMVFGIAAPDALLGFGFGGSLIALFMRVGGGIYTKAADVGADLVGKVEAGIPEDDPRNAAVIADLVGDNVGDCAGMAADVFESFEVTLVSALILGLVLGDAVAGTIGDGNYDLRFIIFPLVLRAIGVVASVIGNLFVTTDERRRNAMAAMNRGFYIAAGLAIAGCVAATAVFMREPNGAIDWRPLWATVAGVALAIVLDKLTEYFTSTHYNPVKEVSRSSQSGAATNILSGLALGMESSVWAILVICGSILTSVIIFSGYSADPVVTFTAMLYGVSLTGIGMLLLTGNTISMDSFGPISDNANGIGEMAGLDKNARNVMDDLDAVGNTTKAVTKGIAIGSAVIAAVALYGSYLTDVNKVQQQLIEAGAQGVQLLTGINVSAPIVFIGLLIGGAVPFLFSSLTIRAVSRAASQIVAEVRRQFRIPGLMEGKVQPDYARAVTISTAAAQKELISLGIIAVMVPILVGFTLGVEALGGFLAGIILSGQLMAVFQANAGGAWDNAKKYIEEGNFGGKHSDPHKAAVVGDTVGDPLKDTAGPALNPMIKVINLVALIIAPMVVTINPGSPGVIIAMIICAVALFWAIWQSKREAQSLVEPTKAPAGAD